The Bradyrhizobium betae genomic interval TGGTGGTCATCAGGCCGCGCCGCTTGCTGCGGTACTGCTGGATGGCGCGAAGCAGGGACGGCAATCGGCCGAGCGACGCGTGAACGAAGTGCGGATAGTCGGAGGCGTAGACGAACACGAAATCCGGATGGTCCTGCAGATTGCGCCCGACGCCCGGCAAATGATGCACGACGCCGATGCCGTGCGCCGCAAGCGCTTCGCCATCGCCGACGCCCGACAGCATCAGCAGTTGCGGTGACTGGAACGCGCCGGAGGCGAGGATCACCTCGCGCCGGGCGCGCAGCTGCTTGGTCTGCTTGCCCTGCAGATATTCGATGCCGACCGCGCGGCCGCCTTCGAACAGGATTTTCGTGGCATGCGCCCCCGTCTCGACGCGCAGATTCGCGCGCTTGTCCATGTGGGGCTGCAGATAGGCGCGTGCCGCGCTCCAGCGCTCGCCATTGTGCTGGGTCACCTGGTAGCTGCCGAGCCCTTCGTGGTCCTCGCCGTTGAAATCCTCGCGGATGCGGAACTGTGCCTCGCGCGCGGCCTGATGGAAGACGTCATGGATCGGATTGTCCGAGCGCAATTTGTTGACATGCAGCGGGCCGCCCTTGCCGTGATACGCGCCGTCGAAATCGCTGTTGTTCTCGGAAGCCTTGAAATAGGGCAGGACGTCGGCGTACGACCAGCCGGCATTGCCGAGCGAGGCCCAGTGGTCGTAGTCCCATTTGTTGCCGCGGATGTAGACCATGGCGTTGATCGCCGAGGAACCGCCGAGGCCCTTGCCGCGCGGTTGATAGCCGATGCGGCCGTTCAATCCCTTCTGCGGCACGGTCTCGAAGGCCCAGTTGGCCGCGCTGTAGGGCAGAGCGAGCCCGAATGGCGTGGTGATCCGCCAATTGTCGTTCCGTCCGCCGGCATCGAGCAGCGCCACGGATGTCGCCGCATCCTCCGACAGCCGCCCGGCGACAGTGCAGCCGCCCGAGCCCGCGCCCACGACGACGAAATCGAATGTGTCAGTCACTGATGTTTCCCCCTGAGAGTCTTTTTGTTTGGTCGTCATTCCGGGGCGCGACGAAATCGCGAGCTATGATGCGCAATTGCGCATCTGAGAATCCATCTCACCACCATTGATGCGGACAAATGGATTCTCAGATGCGTAATTGCGCATCATAGCTCGCGCTACGCGCGCCCCGGAATGACTGATAGCTGCGACATGAACCGCATCAGCTTCTCCAGCCGCGCGATCTTGCCGCCATAGGGCGGGTAGAGATCGGCGAGGCGGTTGAACTTCGAGCGATAGAACACCGGCTTCAGCTTGCTGAACGTCTTGAAACCCCATTCGCCGTGATAGGCGCCGGTGCCGGAGGCGCCGACGCCACCCATCGGCTGGTTGGCCTGCGCGAAGTGGAACAGGCAGTCGTTGATCGTGACCCCGCCGGAGATGGTGCGCGCCAGCACCTCGTCGCGCGCGGCGCGGTCCGTGCCGAACCAGTACAGCGCCAGCGGCCGGTCGCGGGCGTTGACGAAGGCGATCGCGTCGGCCGGCGAGCGCGTGCCGAGCACCGGCAGCACGGGTCCAAAAATCTCCTCCTGCATCACCGCCATGTCTGCGGTCGCACCGACGATCAGCGTCGGCGGAAATTTGCGATGGGATTTCCAGTTGGGATCGTCCGCCTTCGCCGGCTGCAGGATCTTGGCGCCGCGCTGTGCCGCATCGGCGACGAGGCCTTCCAGCCGCGCGTAATGCCGGTCGGAAATGATCGAAGTGTAGTCCTTGTTGGCGGGATCGGTGCCGAACATGCGCCGCATCTGCGCGCGTACTTTTTCGGCGAAGGCCTGCAGCGAGCCCTCCGGCACCAGCACATAATCCGGCGCGATGCAGGTCTGCCCGGCATTGAGCAGCTTGCCATAGGCGATGCGCTCGGCCGCCTCCTCGAGATCGGCGGAGCCATCGATGATCGCAGGCGACTTGCCGCCGAGCTCGAGCGTGACAGGCGTCAGATTGCGCCCTGCGGCTTCCGCGACCAGCCGCCCGACCCGCGTCGAGCCGGTGAAGACGAGATGATCGAACGGCAGCGAGGCAAAGGCTTTTGCAATCTCGTCCTCGATGCCGGTGACGAGCAGCTCGGTTGCGTCGAACCTCGCGGCGACGGTCTCCCTCAGCAGGCCGGCGAAGTGCGGCGCGAGCTCGCTCGGCTTGATGATGACGCGATTGCCGGCGGCGATCGCGCCGATCGCGGGCGCCAGCGTCAGCTGGAGCGGATAATTCCAGGGCGCGATGATGCCGACCACGCCGAGCGGCTGCGGCATCAGCCGGTTGCGCGCGGGCAGGAATTGCAGCGTGGTGGCGATTCGTTGCGGTGCCATCCAGCTCTTCAGCTGCTTGGTCGCATGCCGGATCTCGGAGAACACCATCATCGTCTCGGCAATGGTGGTTTCGACCGCGGAGCGATGGCCGAAATCGGCCGAGATCGCCTGCCGGAAGCGCTCCTCGTTGTCGGCGACCACGGCGCGCAGCCGCGCCAGCCGGTCGAGCCGCTCGGCAAGGTCAGCCGCCGGCTCGGTCCGCGACCGCAAGACCATGGCCTGGAAGGAATCCGCCAGAGCTCCCAGCGGAACGCTCGTCGGGGATCGATCCAAGGCGTTTGACAAGGCGTTGCTCCCTGACATGGCGTTTCCCTTCGCTTTTGTTGCCGCAAGCTGGCCCTTTGTGGAACTTCTGGCAAGAGCGGGCCAAACCGGCCGGAATTCGGCCCACCGCCCTGTCATAAAGTCGAAAAAAACGTCCCCGCAGCCCTTTCCAAAGGCGGTGCGGGTTGGTACATACGCCCCGCACCCAATGGGCTTTGCCCGGGGTTGCCTTCCAAGGAAGCCTTTGGGACGGACCGAGCAAGCCACGCGAACAGCGTCGGCCCTTCATCCACCGTCCCCGGCATTTTCGCGAAGGCACGCAATGGTTTAACGCGGGGTGGAGCAGCCCGGTAGCTCGTCAGGCTCATAACCTGAAGGTCATAGGTTCAAATCCTATCCCCGCAACCAAATTTGGATTTCACCGGATCCGATACGAAAATGGCTCGCATCACGCGGGCCATTTTTGTTTGGGGCGCTGCTCGGTGAAAACGTCAGCGATACCTTCCCGTACATTCGCTGCTACGAGCAAATCCCCTCACTCCGGAAAACTCAAAATCATCTTCAACAATTTCGGAAACCGCGCGTTGATGTCGTCCTCGCGCACGACGTTGCGGTGCTGAACACCCTGCTTCGACGTCCGGATCAGGCCGGCCTCGCGCAGGATGCGGAAATGGTTCGACAGGGTCGATTTCGCCATGTCGGGGCAGGGCGCCGCCTCGGTGCACGACATACAGGCGTTTTCCGCGACGAGGCTCTTGACGATGCGCCGCCGCATCGGATCCGCGAGGGCTGCGAGCACCCCGGCCAGTGTGATCTCGTCCCGCGATGGGTGAACGAACTGCACCATGCCTAAAATATAGCACCTGCCTTGAACTCCTTCAATAGTTCACTAGTATTGAACTATTGAATATCGGCATCCCGCCGAACAACGGAGATATGCGATGACCAGGAGACTCGAAGGCAAAGTTGCGCTCGTGACCGGCGCATCCAAAGGCATCGGTGCCGAAATCGCCACGCGGCT includes:
- a CDS encoding coniferyl aldehyde dehydrogenase; this translates as MDRSPTSVPLGALADSFQAMVLRSRTEPAADLAERLDRLARLRAVVADNEERFRQAISADFGHRSAVETTIAETMMVFSEIRHATKQLKSWMAPQRIATTLQFLPARNRLMPQPLGVVGIIAPWNYPLQLTLAPAIGAIAAGNRVIIKPSELAPHFAGLLRETVAARFDATELLVTGIEDEIAKAFASLPFDHLVFTGSTRVGRLVAEAAGRNLTPVTLELGGKSPAIIDGSADLEEAAERIAYGKLLNAGQTCIAPDYVLVPEGSLQAFAEKVRAQMRRMFGTDPANKDYTSIISDRHYARLEGLVADAAQRGAKILQPAKADDPNWKSHRKFPPTLIVGATADMAVMQEEIFGPVLPVLGTRSPADAIAFVNARDRPLALYWFGTDRAARDEVLARTISGGVTINDCLFHFAQANQPMGGVGASGTGAYHGEWGFKTFSKLKPVFYRSKFNRLADLYPPYGGKIARLEKLMRFMSQLSVIPGRA
- a CDS encoding ArsR/SmtB family transcription factor, producing MVQFVHPSRDEITLAGVLAALADPMRRRIVKSLVAENACMSCTEAAPCPDMAKSTLSNHFRILREAGLIRTSKQGVQHRNVVREDDINARFPKLLKMILSFPE
- a CDS encoding GMC family oxidoreductase gives rise to the protein MTDTFDFVVVGAGSGGCTVAGRLSEDAATSVALLDAGGRNDNWRITTPFGLALPYSAANWAFETVPQKGLNGRIGYQPRGKGLGGSSAINAMVYIRGNKWDYDHWASLGNAGWSYADVLPYFKASENNSDFDGAYHGKGGPLHVNKLRSDNPIHDVFHQAAREAQFRIREDFNGEDHEGLGSYQVTQHNGERWSAARAYLQPHMDKRANLRVETGAHATKILFEGGRAVGIEYLQGKQTKQLRARREVILASGAFQSPQLLMLSGVGDGEALAAHGIGVVHHLPGVGRNLQDHPDFVFVYASDYPHFVHASLGRLPSLLRAIQQYRSKRRGLMTTNFAECGGFLKTSPDLDVPDIQLHFIIAMLDDHGRKKHKEAGFSCHVCLLRPKSRGSVWLKSADPLASPMIDPNFLGEEADLETMVAGFKTTRRLMETPAMRALQKKDMFTSDVSTDDDIRAILRSRVDTVYHPVGTCKMGLDAMAVVDPTLKVHGVEGLRIVDASIMPTLIGGNTNAPTIMIGEKAADMIRGEMR